A region of uncultured Anaeromusa sp. DNA encodes the following proteins:
- the istA gene encoding IS21 family transposase, with amino-acid sequence MKERGTSIMLQEMKVMQGKNVSQIARATGMSRITVRKYLEQGEQPHRLKGKIRGSKLDPFKPYIQELLELGVYNASVIFDRIIERGFDGGITILKDYLAPLRPPSVKMESAVRRFETPPGRQAQMDWGFMNYKARNGQMRKVACFVMVLGHSRTRYIEFSRRCDSASLLRCMLNAFEYFGGVPEVVLTDRMKTVIISTDHGKPIWHEPFERFATDMRFIPKVCRPRRPQTKGKVERLVHYVRDNFLPGRAFIDFGDLQLQAVAWCDQANQKVHGTTGERPVDLLLAEKLSALPPENICKPYRMENRKVSREGFVSYNGALYGVHWRNSGKCVQVALQRGQIIILDEAGQLLQTHAVCHKSRKHVYATGQYDGLSAQQGIPHEPSCAVQIPLDQVYIRPLTEYAQFAEAT; translated from the coding sequence ATGAAGGAGCGTGGCACTTCTATTATGCTGCAAGAAATGAAAGTTATGCAAGGAAAAAACGTTTCACAAATCGCCCGGGCAACGGGTATGTCGAGAATAACCGTCCGAAAATATCTGGAACAAGGTGAGCAACCGCATCGACTAAAAGGCAAAATACGCGGCTCAAAGCTCGATCCGTTTAAACCGTATATCCAAGAACTGCTTGAGCTTGGAGTCTATAATGCTAGCGTGATTTTTGACCGGATTATTGAACGAGGCTTTGACGGTGGCATCACGATTCTTAAGGATTACCTGGCGCCGCTTCGCCCGCCTTCCGTCAAAATGGAATCAGCCGTCCGGCGTTTTGAAACACCGCCTGGTCGCCAAGCGCAAATGGATTGGGGTTTTATGAACTACAAGGCTCGCAACGGTCAAATGCGAAAAGTCGCCTGCTTCGTCATGGTTCTTGGTCACAGTCGAACGCGTTATATTGAGTTTTCGCGCCGCTGCGACAGCGCCAGCTTGTTGCGCTGCATGCTCAATGCTTTTGAGTATTTTGGCGGCGTACCGGAAGTCGTGTTGACCGACAGGATGAAAACGGTGATCATATCCACCGATCACGGCAAACCGATTTGGCATGAACCATTTGAAAGGTTCGCAACGGATATGCGATTTATTCCGAAAGTTTGCCGGCCGCGTCGGCCGCAAACCAAAGGCAAGGTCGAACGGCTGGTTCACTACGTCCGGGATAACTTCCTTCCGGGCAGAGCATTTATTGATTTTGGCGATCTGCAACTGCAAGCGGTAGCTTGGTGCGATCAGGCGAATCAAAAGGTTCACGGCACAACTGGCGAACGGCCCGTAGATCTTTTGTTGGCTGAAAAGTTGAGCGCCTTGCCGCCGGAAAACATCTGCAAACCTTATCGCATGGAAAATCGCAAGGTTTCACGCGAAGGCTTCGTCAGTTACAATGGTGCGCTGTATGGTGTCCATTGGAGGAATAGCGGCAAGTGCGTTCAAGTCGCGCTGCAACGCGGCCAGATTATCATTCTCGATGAAGCCGGACAATTGCTCCAAACGCATGCTGTGTGCCACAAATCGCGTAAACATGTTTACGCCACGGGACAATACGATGGGCTTTCCGCACAACAAGGTATCCCGCATGAACCATCCTGTGCCGTGCAAATTCCGCTCGATCAAGTGTATATCCGACCGCTAACCGAGTACGCACAGTTTGCGGAGGCGACTTGA
- a CDS encoding nitroreductase family protein, with product MINKIKNKVDKCVGCGLCAEICGSRVIEMENSKPIFRNSELCCSCGHCAAICPKEALQSEGHNTNEFEIIQLDSASSEIEKLLTTKRSVREFKDTPLEKETIEKLIGYAEKAPSSTNNRHRKYIVVTNTEIKHKIEKCVVDEFWKYRFLLNPLVIGLSDIFSKKTAHFLWLLKKDIEHMKSEYEKKQNPVFRDAPAVVFVIAPKNDIQAKDDSIIAQQYMMLFAQSIGIGSCVIGYATHAHKALERVLKVPKGYSIFSTGIFGHQKYQYLKEIRYTKKPEIMWR from the coding sequence ATGATTAATAAAATTAAAAATAAAGTAGATAAGTGTGTAGGATGTGGGCTTTGCGCAGAAATTTGCGGCAGTAGGGTTATAGAAATGGAAAATAGTAAACCAATTTTCCGTAATTCTGAATTATGCTGCTCTTGTGGACATTGTGCTGCTATTTGCCCTAAAGAAGCATTGCAATCTGAAGGCCACAATACAAATGAGTTTGAAATAATACAATTGGATTCAGCTTCAAGTGAGATTGAAAAGCTTCTCACCACCAAGCGTTCAGTTAGGGAATTTAAGGATACACCCTTAGAAAAAGAAACAATAGAAAAGCTCATTGGTTATGCGGAAAAAGCTCCAAGCTCCACAAACAATAGACACAGAAAATATATCGTAGTAACAAATACAGAAATAAAACATAAAATTGAAAAGTGTGTAGTGGATGAATTTTGGAAGTACAGATTTTTGCTAAATCCATTAGTAATAGGTTTGTCGGATATCTTCAGCAAAAAGACAGCTCATTTCTTATGGCTATTGAAAAAAGATATTGAACATATGAAAAGCGAATATGAGAAAAAACAAAACCCAGTTTTTCGAGATGCTCCAGCGGTAGTTTTTGTTATAGCACCTAAAAATGATATTCAGGCAAAGGACGATAGTATTATAGCGCAGCAATATATGATGCTTTTTGCGCAGTCAATCGGTATTGGAAGCTGTGTAATAGGTTATGCGACTCATGCTCATAAAGCGTTGGAAAGAGTATTAAAGGTGCCAAAGGGATACTCAATTTTTTCAACAGGAATTTTTGGTCATCAAAAATACCAGTACTTAAAAGAGATTAGATATACAAAGAAGCCTGAAATTATGTGGAGATAG
- a CDS encoding RNA polymerase subunit sigma-24, translated as MAINEQTKIEIRALRLQGYGYRKIAAEIGISRDLVRNYCKTNGLDGLGSSLINVPRCANCGKTIEVKPTGRRRKYCSDKCRHQWQEANHLIHEHSCTYCGKEFTSPAKVAKYCCHKCFERDRFWRKEDVQMVMEYIEKEEPVPNAPGWIKKLINGILDD; from the coding sequence GTGGCAATTAACGAGCAAACAAAAATTGAAATCAGAGCCCTACGCTTACAGGGTTATGGTTACCGAAAAATCGCTGCTGAAATAGGAATTTCGAGAGATCTGGTCAGAAATTATTGCAAGACAAACGGGCTGGATGGATTAGGAAGTAGTCTTATAAATGTTCCCAGATGTGCCAATTGCGGTAAGACAATCGAGGTTAAACCAACAGGACGACGCCGTAAATATTGTTCTGATAAATGCAGACATCAATGGCAAGAAGCGAATCATCTCATACATGAGCATAGTTGCACATATTGTGGTAAAGAATTCACCAGCCCGGCCAAGGTAGCCAAATATTGCTGCCATAAGTGTTTTGAGAGAGATCGGTTTTGGCGAAAAGAAGATGTGCAAATGGTGATGGAATACATCGAAAAGGAAGAACCCGTTCCTAATGCGCCTGGATGGATTAAGAAGCTAATCAATGGTATTTTGGATGATTAA
- a CDS encoding putative zinc-binding protein, protein MGACHVGNSNARVCPEGAQYVEKKMEGGPKIAIMACEGGCIKGEVARVAANMVAYQRAREETIRICLGEAMTGESGFRTIIERAPRVLVIEGCFLHCGTKMMQMCFPNFSPSIVEAATLYDFDREKYFEIFDLPREQIESFAVQVAAHVQELLAEKLE, encoded by the coding sequence ATGGGGGCTTGCCATGTGGGAAATAGCAATGCACGGGTTTGTCCGGAAGGAGCTCAATATGTTGAGAAAAAAATGGAAGGAGGACCCAAGATAGCCATAATGGCCTGCGAGGGAGGCTGCATCAAAGGTGAAGTCGCCAGGGTAGCTGCCAATATGGTAGCGTATCAACGAGCAAGAGAAGAAACGATTAGGATTTGCTTAGGAGAGGCAATGACTGGTGAGTCTGGTTTTAGAACTATAATTGAAAGAGCTCCCCGCGTGCTTGTCATTGAAGGCTGCTTTTTGCATTGTGGAACCAAAATGATGCAAATGTGCTTTCCAAATTTTTCTCCCAGCATAGTGGAAGCAGCAACTTTATATGATTTCGACAGAGAAAAATATTTTGAAATATTTGATCTTCCGCGGGAACAGATTGAAAGTTTTGCCGTGCAAGTAGCTGCCCATGTTCAAGAACTGCTTGCAGAAAAACTAGAATAG
- the arsM gene encoding arsenite methyltransferase, with product MNKIRQTVKKKYAEAIKNRTSCGSNSSSCCGGTKNTSQITSNLYTHLEVSELPEDILASSFGCGNPTALTELHAGETVLDLGSGAGLDVLLSAKRVGPTGKAYGLDMTDEMLEVAEKNRELSGLTNAEFLKGHIEEIPLPNSTVDVIISNCVINLSGDKDKVLKEAFRVLKPGGRFAVSDIVILRELPEKIRKSLLAWAGCISGAMTISEYQNKLLKAGFEKVDVEITQTYEFSEIASDIYSGLTTDEQANLENSIASAFIRASKPSSK from the coding sequence ATGAATAAAATCAGGCAAACGGTCAAGAAAAAATACGCAGAGGCCATTAAAAACAGAACTAGCTGCGGCTCCAATAGTTCTTCTTGTTGTGGTGGCACCAAAAACACGAGTCAAATAACGAGCAACTTATATACACATTTAGAAGTAAGCGAATTGCCCGAAGATATACTCGCTTCTTCGTTTGGATGTGGCAACCCTACTGCACTTACCGAGCTTCACGCAGGTGAAACAGTGCTAGATTTAGGCAGCGGAGCCGGTCTCGACGTATTACTTTCTGCCAAACGAGTAGGACCAACAGGTAAAGCGTACGGCCTTGATATGACCGATGAAATGCTAGAAGTTGCAGAAAAAAACCGTGAATTATCCGGTCTTACAAATGCAGAATTTCTCAAAGGTCATATTGAAGAAATCCCCCTCCCAAACAGCACGGTTGATGTCATAATATCTAATTGTGTAATCAATCTTTCTGGCGATAAAGACAAAGTCCTCAAAGAAGCATTCCGTGTATTGAAACCCGGAGGACGTTTTGCCGTTTCTGACATTGTAATTCTTCGCGAATTACCCGAAAAGATAAGAAAAAGCCTCTTAGCTTGGGCCGGTTGTATTTCCGGTGCTATGACAATTTCAGAATACCAAAACAAACTGCTTAAAGCAGGCTTCGAAAAAGTTGATGTTGAAATTACACAGACCTATGAGTTTTCCGAAATCGCTAGTGATATATATTCAGGGCTAACTACAGATGAGCAAGCAAATCTTGAAAATTCGATTGCAAGTGCTTTTATCCGAGCAAGTAAACCTTCTTCAAAATAA
- a CDS encoding IS3 family transposase (programmed frameshift) encodes MGKKRYTAEQIIVHLREAEILCGQGKTIAEAARQLGVTEQTYYRWRKQYGGMTSSDAKKLKELEKENSRLKKLVADLSLDNAILKDGSRGKALSPAKRKETVEKAREKYGVSQRKACRALSICRNSVRYVPIKRKDEDEITSRIIDLASNYGRYGYRRITAMLKDEYAINHKRVERIWREQGLKVPRKQPKKRRLWLNDGSCIRLRPEYKNHVWSYDFVEDRLRNGRKIRWLNIIDEYTRACLASIPRRHWKHTDVIHVLADLFITKGVPSYIRSDNGTEFTANQLRKWLHNLGVSTAYIEPGSPWENGFCESFNSKMRDEFLNREIFDSMVEVDILTKRWILEYNTIRPHSSLGYKPPAPQTIVCVA; translated from the exons ATGGGGAAGAAAAGGTATACGGCAGAACAAATCATCGTGCATTTAAGAGAAGCGGAAATCCTGTGCGGACAAGGAAAAACGATTGCTGAAGCCGCACGGCAGCTAGGAGTAACAGAGCAAACGTATTATCGTTGGCGTAAGCAATACGGAGGAATGACTTCTTCCGATGCTAAAAAGCTGAAAGAACTTGAGAAAGAAAACTCTCGTTTGAAGAAGCTGGTTGCCGATTTAAGTTTAGACAATGCAATTCTCAAGGACG GTAGCCGAGGGAAAGCTTTAAGCCCGGCAAAGAGAAAAGAAACCGTAGAAAAAGCCCGTGAAAAGTACGGTGTCTCTCAGCGAAAAGCTTGTCGGGCGCTCAGTATATGTCGAAACAGCGTTAGATATGTACCGATCAAACGGAAAGACGAAGACGAAATCACCTCGCGAATTATCGATTTAGCCAGCAATTATGGGCGATATGGCTATCGTCGAATTACGGCTATGCTAAAGGATGAGTATGCCATCAACCATAAACGTGTCGAGCGTATTTGGCGAGAACAAGGGCTTAAAGTGCCACGGAAACAACCTAAGAAACGGCGCTTGTGGCTAAATGACGGAAGTTGTATTCGACTCAGACCGGAATATAAGAATCATGTATGGAGCTACGATTTTGTCGAGGATCGCCTACGTAATGGGCGCAAGATTCGTTGGTTGAATATCATTGATGAATATACGAGAGCTTGTTTGGCAAGTATTCCTCGTAGGCATTGGAAACATACCGATGTGATTCATGTGCTTGCTGATCTTTTCATCACAAAAGGCGTACCTTCATATATCCGCAGTGACAACGGAACAGAATTTACAGCCAATCAATTACGCAAGTGGCTGCATAACCTGGGAGTTTCTACTGCGTACATTGAACCAGGCAGTCCATGGGAAAATGGCTTTTGCGAAAGTTTTAACAGTAAAATGCGAGATGAGTTTCTAAACCGAGAAATTTTTGATTCCATGGTTGAAGTAGATATATTAACGAAACGTTGGATTTTGGAGTATAACACGATACGACCACATAGTTCCCTTGGATACAAGCCTCCAGCACCTCAAACCATAGTGTGCGTTGCTTAA
- a CDS encoding sigma-70 family RNA polymerase sigma factor, giving the protein MESKNLHFAAIYQEFAKPIERYLLRFLEPREAEEVTQEVFLKVNSSLADFRHEAKLSTWIYKIATNMAIDRLKKASYRFETKQISLQEPERSAPVEAQHANSVESNAIHKEMNQCIRGVIDGLPENYRLVIVLSELGGFSNQEIADILGLSIGVVKTRLHRGKKCLKEELTNACNFSWDERNEFACDPKK; this is encoded by the coding sequence GTGGAATCGAAAAATCTTCATTTTGCGGCGATATACCAAGAATTTGCAAAACCTATAGAACGGTATTTACTTAGGTTTTTGGAGCCTAGAGAAGCAGAAGAAGTTACACAAGAGGTTTTTTTAAAAGTAAATTCAAGCTTGGCAGACTTTCGGCATGAAGCAAAACTTTCTACTTGGATATATAAGATTGCTACTAATATGGCGATCGATCGACTAAAAAAGGCTTCTTACCGCTTTGAGACAAAACAAATTTCGCTACAAGAACCGGAGCGAAGTGCGCCAGTTGAAGCTCAACATGCGAATTCAGTGGAGTCAAATGCAATTCATAAAGAAATGAACCAGTGCATTCGAGGCGTTATTGATGGCTTGCCAGAGAACTATCGCCTAGTAATCGTATTAAGCGAGTTGGGCGGATTTTCAAATCAGGAAATTGCCGATATTTTGGGGTTAAGCATCGGTGTTGTGAAAACGCGTCTTCATCGTGGGAAAAAGTGCCTCAAAGAAGAGCTTACCAATGCATGCAATTTTTCTTGGGATGAAAGAAATGAATTCGCTTGTGATCCTAAAAAGTAA
- a CDS encoding efflux RND transporter permease subunit, translated as MKGFNLSALAVRERSVTLFLIILISLAGIISFFELGRAEDPAFTIKSMTVITALPGATAQEMQDQVAEKLEKRMQELRWYSRTETYTRPGIAFTTVHLLDSTPPSEVQEEFYQARKKLGDEAGNLPAGVIGPMVNDEYSDVTFALFALKAKGEPQRLLVREAEILRQRLLHVAGVKKVNIVGEQNERIFVSFSHERLATLGISPQDIFTALNNQNAITPAGSIETAGSQVFIRLDGAFDELQKIRDTPVVAQGRTIKLSDIASVERGYEDPSTFLIRNNGEPSLLLGIVMREGWNGLDLGKALDAEVSAINAGLPLGMSLTKVTDQAVNIRSSVDEFMIKFFVALGVVMLVSFLSMGWRVGMVVAAAVPLTLAIVFIVMAATGKNFDRITLGSLILALGLLVDDAIIAIEMMVVKMEQGYDRISASAYAWSHTAAPMLSGTLVTAIGFMPNGFARSTAGEYTSNMFWIVGTALIASWFVAVAFTPYLGVKMLPKIKKVEGSHDAIYDTPKYNRFRWLLKNVIRRKWLVAGAVVAVFMFAILGMGIVKKQFFPTSDRPEVLVEVQMPYGSSVEQTSAAAAKIEEWLSQQAEAKIVTAYVGQGAPRFFLAMAPEMPDPSFAKIVVRTDTQDEREALKFRLRQAVADGLSPEARVRVTQLVFGPYSPFPVAFRVMGPDTETLRTIAADMRQVMDGNPMMRTVNTDWGSRTPTLHFALQQDRLQAVGLTSSGAAQQLQFLISGVQVTSVREDIRTVPVIARAAGDIRLDPGKIAAFTLAGTSGQRISLQQVGNMDVRMEDPLLRRRDRTPTITVGGDIAEGLQPPDVSTLVMKDLQPIIEKLPSGYRIEQAGSIEESGKATQAMLPLFPIMIMLTLLTIILQVRSISAMIMVFATSPLGLIGVVPILLLFQQPFGINALVGLIALSGILMRNTLILIGQIHTNEKEGMGRFEAVVEATVQRSRPVILTALAAILAFIPLTHSIFWGTLAYTLIGGTLAGTVLTLVFLPAMYAIWFKIKPNDTTSFEKIH; from the coding sequence ATGAAAGGATTCAATTTGTCAGCGCTTGCCGTCCGGGAGCGTTCTGTAACGCTGTTTCTGATTATCCTTATTTCGCTGGCTGGAATTATTTCTTTTTTTGAATTAGGACGCGCCGAAGATCCGGCGTTTACGATCAAATCAATGACGGTTATTACGGCTTTGCCGGGAGCCACCGCCCAGGAAATGCAGGATCAGGTGGCGGAAAAACTTGAAAAACGTATGCAAGAATTGCGCTGGTATAGTCGAACCGAGACCTATACCCGGCCTGGGATAGCGTTTACTACCGTGCATCTTCTTGATAGTACGCCGCCTTCGGAGGTACAAGAAGAGTTCTATCAGGCTCGTAAAAAGCTTGGTGATGAAGCAGGCAATCTTCCTGCTGGCGTCATTGGTCCCATGGTAAACGATGAATACTCAGACGTAACATTCGCACTATTTGCTCTGAAAGCGAAAGGAGAACCACAGCGCCTGCTTGTGAGGGAAGCCGAAATACTGCGCCAGCGTTTGTTGCACGTAGCAGGAGTAAAGAAAGTGAATATCGTTGGGGAGCAAAATGAACGAATCTTTGTGTCCTTTTCCCATGAACGGCTGGCAACCTTGGGGATTTCTCCACAAGATATCTTTACAGCCCTCAACAATCAGAATGCTATCACGCCTGCTGGCTCTATTGAGACGGCAGGATCGCAGGTCTTTATCCGTCTTGATGGAGCTTTTGACGAACTGCAGAAGATCCGAGACACGCCAGTAGTAGCCCAGGGACGGACGATAAAGCTGTCAGATATTGCTTCGGTCGAACGAGGCTATGAAGATCCGTCAACTTTTCTTATTCGCAACAATGGTGAACCATCGTTATTACTAGGCATCGTGATGCGTGAAGGTTGGAATGGTCTTGATTTGGGCAAAGCGCTGGATGCGGAAGTTTCAGCGATTAATGCCGGACTGCCTCTGGGGATGAGCTTGACCAAGGTGACGGATCAAGCTGTTAATATTCGTTCATCAGTCGATGAATTTATGATCAAGTTTTTTGTCGCTCTCGGCGTTGTGATGTTGGTGAGCTTTTTGAGTATGGGATGGCGGGTTGGCATGGTGGTAGCAGCCGCAGTGCCATTGACGCTGGCTATCGTTTTCATTGTCATGGCTGCTACCGGTAAAAACTTTGACCGCATTACACTGGGGTCCCTCATTTTGGCATTGGGGCTTTTGGTGGATGACGCCATCATAGCGATTGAGATGATGGTAGTGAAAATGGAGCAAGGCTATGACCGCATCAGCGCATCTGCTTATGCATGGAGTCATACCGCAGCTCCTATGCTGTCCGGGACCCTTGTGACAGCAATTGGTTTTATGCCGAATGGTTTTGCGCGATCAACAGCCGGTGAATATACCAGCAACATGTTTTGGATTGTGGGCACGGCATTGATTGCGTCCTGGTTTGTTGCCGTTGCATTCACTCCTTATTTGGGCGTCAAGATGCTACCAAAGATTAAGAAGGTTGAAGGCAGCCATGATGCCATCTATGATACGCCGAAATATAACCGTTTTCGCTGGTTGCTGAAGAATGTTATCCGGCGCAAATGGCTTGTTGCAGGGGCTGTAGTTGCTGTTTTTATGTTCGCCATATTAGGTATGGGCATAGTGAAGAAGCAATTTTTCCCCACGTCCGACCGCCCCGAGGTTTTGGTAGAAGTGCAGATGCCCTATGGTAGTTCCGTAGAGCAGACTAGCGCTGCGGCGGCTAAAATTGAAGAGTGGCTGTCTCAACAGGCCGAAGCGAAAATCGTAACGGCGTATGTAGGCCAGGGCGCACCTCGCTTTTTTCTAGCCATGGCACCCGAGATGCCCGATCCATCCTTTGCTAAAATCGTAGTGCGTACAGATACGCAGGATGAACGTGAGGCGCTAAAATTCAGGCTGCGTCAAGCTGTTGCTGATGGGCTGTCCCCAGAGGCGCGCGTTCGGGTTACTCAACTGGTTTTTGGTCCGTACTCACCTTTCCCTGTAGCTTTCCGCGTTATGGGACCGGACACGGAGACACTGCGTACCATTGCAGCCGATATGCGGCAGGTGATGGATGGCAATCCGATGATGCGTACGGTCAATACGGATTGGGGCTCGCGCACTCCGACCCTTCACTTTGCGCTTCAGCAGGACAGGCTTCAAGCTGTCGGTCTGACATCAAGCGGAGCGGCCCAACAACTCCAGTTTCTAATTAGTGGTGTACAGGTCACTTCAGTGCGCGAGGACATTCGCACTGTACCGGTGATTGCTCGTGCGGCGGGCGACATACGGCTTGATCCTGGGAAAATCGCTGCCTTCACATTAGCTGGGACCAGCGGGCAGCGAATTTCGCTGCAGCAGGTGGGGAACATGGATGTGCGTATGGAAGATCCGCTCTTACGGCGACGTGATCGAACACCGACGATTACTGTGGGCGGTGATATTGCCGAGGGGTTGCAGCCGCCAGATGTGTCAACTCTTGTGATGAAAGACTTGCAGCCGATCATCGAGAAATTGCCGTCAGGCTATCGGATCGAGCAGGCGGGCTCTATTGAGGAGTCGGGTAAAGCTACTCAGGCAATGCTCCCGTTATTTCCGATTATGATCATGCTGACATTGCTGACTATTATCCTGCAGGTTCGCTCTATATCGGCGATGATCATGGTCTTTGCTACGAGTCCCCTGGGGCTGATTGGAGTGGTCCCCATACTTCTGCTATTTCAACAGCCATTCGGGATCAATGCATTGGTGGGACTGATTGCATTGTCGGGAATCCTCATGCGCAATACGCTAATATTGATCGGACAAATTCACACAAACGAGAAGGAAGGCATGGGACGATTTGAAGCTGTGGTCGAAGCAACGGTGCAGCGTTCACGTCCAGTAATTCTGACGGCCTTGGCCGCGATTCTGGCTTTTATTCCGCTTACCCATTCGATATTTTGGGGGACGCTGGCATACACTTTGATTGGCGGGACTTTGGCGGGGACTGTGCTGACCTTAGTCTTTCTTCCTGCGATGTATGCCATCTGGTTTAAAATCAAACCGAACGATACAACGAGTTTTGAAAAGATTCACTAG
- a CDS encoding IS30 family transposase: MSYHHFTICERGRIEGLHQAGYSARKIGVVMGRHHSSISRELKRDNASTYIAESSQQGYETRRTRSKPVGKFTDSLAATIEEKLSETWSPEQIANTLLAGKLSFKSIYTWLYRGWLKHSNLEQLRQKGKRRKPVETRGRLAIGHTIADRPAEVESREKFGHWELDTVVSSRGKSKGCLATFVERKSRFYTAIKIPDRSAASMESAIAQVYSALPSAAFKTATTDRGKEFACHEALQEKLGLPLYFADPYCSWQRGSNENANGLLREFYPKKTDLALIDQDELIKNLFLLNSRPRKCLGWKSPIQVFLHEVSHLA, encoded by the coding sequence ATGAGCTACCATCATTTTACTATATGCGAGCGCGGCCGTATAGAAGGATTACATCAAGCAGGGTACTCCGCTCGCAAAATAGGCGTAGTTATGGGACGACATCATTCATCGATCTCCCGTGAATTAAAGCGAGACAATGCTTCAACCTATATCGCAGAATCCTCGCAACAGGGCTATGAGACCAGACGTACTCGATCAAAGCCTGTCGGGAAATTTACGGATTCCCTAGCAGCAACCATTGAAGAAAAACTTTCTGAAACGTGGTCTCCAGAACAAATCGCCAATACCCTTCTTGCCGGCAAACTGAGCTTCAAAAGCATTTATACATGGCTTTATCGAGGGTGGTTAAAACATAGCAATTTAGAACAGCTCAGACAAAAGGGAAAGCGACGAAAGCCAGTAGAAACGCGGGGGCGGTTAGCCATTGGTCATACCATCGCCGATCGGCCAGCCGAGGTCGAAAGCAGAGAGAAGTTTGGACACTGGGAACTAGATACGGTAGTGTCCAGCCGTGGCAAGAGCAAAGGATGTCTAGCTACCTTTGTAGAGCGTAAAAGCCGTTTTTATACCGCTATAAAAATACCTGACCGCTCCGCTGCTTCTATGGAATCAGCCATTGCTCAAGTATATTCGGCTCTGCCTAGTGCCGCATTTAAAACTGCGACTACGGACCGCGGGAAAGAATTTGCTTGCCATGAAGCACTCCAAGAAAAGCTAGGGCTTCCACTATATTTCGCCGATCCTTATTGTTCCTGGCAACGAGGAAGCAATGAAAATGCAAATGGACTTCTACGGGAGTTTTATCCCAAGAAAACCGATTTGGCTTTAATTGACCAGGATGAGCTTATTAAGAATTTGTTCCTTCTTAATTCTAGGCCTAGAAAATGTTTAGGCTGGAAATCTCCTATCCAAGTCTTTTTACACGAGGTGTCGCACTTGGCTTGA
- a CDS encoding MarR family transcriptional regulator, whose product MDSKQGAMLLRDIIRMSLRKQGYLQKKETSCCGITLTQCHALIEIGNAGEMAANECAKLLNLDRSTVSRTLESMVKGNLVNRKENPEDRRYVTIELTDKGRHVFTSINESLEAYYSKIIASIPSENRNVVYEALPHLLKAITESTMFDTKIEDLISKQVKGGSSNE is encoded by the coding sequence ATGGATTCGAAACAAGGAGCTATGTTGCTTAGAGACATCATAAGAATGTCATTAAGGAAACAAGGATATCTGCAAAAAAAAGAAACCTCTTGCTGTGGAATCACACTTACACAATGTCACGCCTTAATTGAAATAGGTAACGCTGGAGAAATGGCAGCAAACGAATGCGCAAAATTGCTGAACCTTGACCGAAGCACTGTAAGTCGAACTCTTGAGAGCATGGTTAAAGGCAACTTGGTAAATCGAAAAGAAAATCCAGAAGATCGCCGATATGTAACCATCGAATTAACAGACAAAGGTCGTCATGTATTCACTTCGATCAACGAAAGTCTGGAGGCATATTACTCGAAAATCATCGCCTCAATTCCTAGCGAAAATAGAAACGTAGTGTATGAAGCTCTACCACATTTACTAAAAGCGATTACAGAAAGTACCATGTTCGATACCAAGATCGAAGACTTAATCTCTAAACAAGTTAAAGGAGGATCAAGTAATGAATAA
- a CDS encoding carboxymuconolactone decarboxylase family protein, with translation MAISEQVRSLISIGVSVGVNCQPCLQYHIAKAKEVGIEENDILEAIATGKAVRKGAAYKMDQYIQGLVEEPSDASPERRQRDSSSCCKG, from the coding sequence TTGGCTATTTCTGAACAAGTACGTTCTTTAATCTCGATAGGTGTTTCTGTTGGCGTCAATTGTCAGCCTTGCTTGCAGTACCATATTGCGAAAGCAAAAGAAGTAGGAATTGAAGAAAATGATATTCTTGAGGCAATTGCAACAGGAAAAGCAGTGAGAAAAGGCGCAGCTTATAAGATGGATCAATATATTCAAGGACTAGTTGAGGAGCCTTCAGATGCATCGCCTGAAAGAAGACAACGTGATAGTAGCAGTTGCTGCAAAGGGTAA